A window of the Acidovorax sp. YS12 genome harbors these coding sequences:
- a CDS encoding sigma-70 family RNA polymerase sigma factor has product MKREEYSPGVPAEPLAAATPATHIGQVYARWRRAFLRGLGRASSSDTPAEDSLHDAVVKFMAANAPLASADETRAYLHKIVRNGMAEEARERQAGRTLRTVLLEDAEAENLAAPDDADPLHAAAQRQRMARLQQALDELPERQREAFVLHRFDGLTQDEVAAHMGISRRMVVKHLGRAMAYCEVRVLYASAEQMRLKHPPRPEGGDDEEHEGDTTSARQPR; this is encoded by the coding sequence ATGAAGCGGGAGGAATACTCGCCCGGCGTCCCCGCCGAGCCGCTTGCCGCAGCCACGCCTGCCACCCACATCGGCCAGGTCTATGCACGCTGGCGCCGGGCCTTTCTGCGCGGCCTGGGCCGTGCCAGCAGCAGTGACACGCCGGCCGAAGACTCGCTGCACGATGCCGTCGTCAAGTTCATGGCGGCCAATGCCCCGCTGGCCAGCGCCGACGAAACCCGCGCCTACCTGCACAAAATCGTTCGCAACGGCATGGCCGAGGAAGCGCGCGAGCGCCAGGCTGGCCGCACGCTGCGCACCGTGCTGCTCGAAGACGCCGAAGCTGAAAACCTCGCCGCCCCGGATGACGCGGATCCGCTGCACGCCGCCGCCCAGCGCCAGCGCATGGCGCGGCTGCAACAGGCGCTGGACGAACTGCCCGAGCGCCAGCGCGAGGCCTTCGTCCTCCATCGCTTCGACGGCCTCACCCAAGACGAAGTAGCCGCGCACATGGGCATCTCGCGCCGCATGGTCGTCAAGCACCTGGGCCGGGCCATGGCGTACTGCGAAGTGCGCGTGCTGTATGCCAGCGCCGAGCAAATGCGGCTCAAGCACCCGCCGCGACCAGAGGGTGGCGACGACGAAGAACACGAAGGCGACACGACGAGCGCCCGCCAACCCCGATGA
- a CDS encoding FecR domain-containing protein: MTMPHFPSEAPDLALHETASEWFMRRRDASWTPDDEAAFQAWLAAAARHQAAFDSVSRTWADFSAIPRPALASDTTRQRPPKSAARPPVRPAATQVPGRPGFWASLPGHRAFAPAAIALCVLLAAGGWYRWDNTPSYTLDVATAPGETRHLDLPDGSVVNLNFGSTLQLRYYPRRREAVLDRGEAFFKVAPDPSKPFTVDSGESRVAVVGTSFNVRAAPPQFVVKVLEGRVHVTPNRADPGRVLALGPEHGVSIDPATGSYQPVAAMAESVGDWRGGRLVFRRTPLAEVAQEVARYLGRPVVLRGDGQIQGLAVSGYADIRMPGVFLDALPNLLPVRVKHEADGSYVISRR, encoded by the coding sequence ATGACCATGCCGCATTTCCCCAGCGAGGCGCCAGACCTCGCCCTGCACGAAACCGCCAGCGAATGGTTCATGCGCCGGCGCGACGCGAGCTGGACGCCCGATGACGAAGCCGCCTTCCAGGCGTGGCTCGCAGCCGCTGCGCGCCACCAGGCGGCCTTCGACAGCGTGTCGCGCACCTGGGCAGACTTCTCCGCAATTCCGCGTCCTGCCCTGGCTTCCGACACAACCCGCCAGCGCCCACCCAAAAGCGCGGCCCGGCCGCCGGTGCGGCCCGCCGCCACCCAGGTGCCGGGCCGGCCAGGCTTCTGGGCCAGCCTGCCGGGCCACCGTGCCTTCGCGCCCGCCGCCATCGCGCTTTGCGTACTGCTGGCCGCAGGCGGCTGGTACCGGTGGGACAACACCCCCAGCTACACGCTCGACGTCGCCACCGCCCCCGGCGAGACGCGCCATCTGGACTTGCCGGACGGCTCGGTGGTCAATCTCAACTTTGGCAGCACGCTCCAACTGCGCTACTACCCGCGCCGCCGCGAGGCCGTGCTCGACCGGGGCGAAGCCTTCTTCAAGGTGGCTCCGGACCCGTCCAAGCCTTTCACGGTGGACAGCGGCGAGAGCCGCGTGGCGGTGGTCGGCACCAGCTTCAACGTGCGCGCGGCGCCGCCCCAATTCGTCGTCAAGGTGCTCGAAGGCCGCGTGCACGTCACGCCCAACCGCGCTGATCCTGGCCGCGTGCTCGCCCTGGGGCCTGAGCATGGCGTCTCCATCGACCCCGCCACCGGCAGCTACCAGCCCGTTGCCGCCATGGCCGAAAGCGTTGGCGACTGGCGTGGCGGCCGCCTCGTCTTCCGCCGCACGCCGCTGGCTGAAGTGGCGCAGGAGGTGGCGCGCTACCTCGGCCGGCCAGTTGTTTTGCGGGGCGACGGGCAGATCCAGGGGCTCGCTGTCTCCGGCTATGCCGACATCCGTATGCCTGGTGTCTTCCTCGACGCCTTGCCCAATCTTTTGCCCGTGCGCGTGAAGCACGAAGCGGACGGCAGCTATGTCATCAGCCGGCGCTGA
- a CDS encoding TonB-dependent receptor, translating to MQKKAKLRSALARGAFVAGVRRDIAWGMSLQPCAAAALMAGAVAAMVAPQAAWAQPSAQAEFNIPAQPLDSALRVFSEQSKHQVLFEEEAVAGKRAPALNGRLAPREALDRLLVGSGVQVNSARPGVFTLKASPVQPAAGDAATLAEVKVIAQAERAGELPEAYAGGQVARGASLGVLGRTDFLDAPFNITSYTAQLIENQQVRSVSDIVANDSAVRLQNGADAVSEDFRIRGFEVSGTDATLNGLSGLVPGARGLLQAAERVEVLKGLSAVLNGMSPSGGVGGNINIVTKRAPDDPLTRFTASYLSDSRSAGHLDVGRRFGESGEVGVRVNGYFLNGDTALPQQSERIGLLAIGADYRSSNTRLALDVITQEQKVKGPGRYVGFSGNVLEAPSFDRNIFSGEQCNKQSTAVVIGGEHNFGNGFEGFFGIGYQRDSSDYRPLLRRLT from the coding sequence ATGCAGAAGAAGGCAAAACTGAGGAGCGCACTCGCGCGAGGGGCATTCGTGGCAGGTGTGCGCCGCGATATTGCGTGGGGAATGTCTTTGCAGCCCTGCGCCGCAGCGGCGCTGATGGCTGGCGCGGTGGCGGCCATGGTGGCGCCCCAGGCGGCGTGGGCACAGCCGTCGGCGCAAGCCGAATTCAACATCCCGGCGCAGCCGCTCGACAGCGCCCTGCGCGTCTTCTCCGAACAATCGAAGCATCAAGTGCTGTTCGAGGAAGAAGCCGTGGCGGGCAAGCGCGCTCCCGCGCTCAACGGCCGCCTGGCGCCGCGCGAGGCGCTGGATCGCCTGCTGGTGGGCAGCGGCGTGCAGGTGAACAGCGCCCGGCCGGGCGTGTTCACGCTGAAGGCGTCGCCTGTGCAACCCGCGGCTGGGGATGCGGCGACGCTGGCGGAGGTGAAGGTGATCGCGCAGGCTGAGCGTGCTGGCGAATTGCCCGAAGCCTATGCGGGAGGGCAGGTGGCACGCGGTGCATCTTTGGGGGTGCTAGGTCGTACAGACTTTCTGGATGCACCCTTCAACATCACCAGCTATACGGCGCAATTGATCGAGAACCAGCAGGTGCGATCGGTTTCGGACATCGTGGCCAACGACTCAGCCGTGCGCTTGCAAAACGGTGCCGATGCGGTCAGCGAGGACTTTCGTATTCGCGGTTTCGAAGTCTCAGGGACTGACGCGACCCTAAATGGGCTTTCGGGCTTGGTTCCTGGTGCGCGAGGCCTGTTGCAAGCTGCGGAGCGGGTCGAGGTGCTCAAAGGCCTCAGCGCAGTGCTCAATGGCATGAGCCCGAGCGGCGGGGTGGGCGGCAACATCAACATCGTCACCAAACGGGCGCCCGATGATCCGCTAACGCGCTTTACAGCCAGCTATCTGTCCGATTCGAGAAGCGCAGGCCATCTAGACGTAGGGCGCCGCTTCGGAGAATCAGGAGAAGTTGGCGTTCGGGTGAACGGCTACTTCCTGAACGGCGACACCGCCTTGCCTCAGCAGTCCGAGCGCATCGGCCTGCTTGCTATCGGGGCGGATTATAGAAGTAGCAATACGCGGCTCGCCTTGGATGTCATCACGCAGGAACAAAAAGTTAAGGGGCCGGGGCGTTACGTGGGTTTTTCCGGCAATGTGCTGGAAGCGCCGAGCTTTGATCGCAATATATTTTCTGGAGAACAGTGTAATAAGCAGAGCACAGCGGTTGTTATCGGAGGGGAGCATAATTTCGGCAATGGATTTGAGGGGTTCTTCGGCATTGGGTATCAACGAGATAGCTCCGATTACCGTCCATTGTTGCGGCGGCTAACGTAG